One region of Syntrophobacter fumaroxidans MPOB genomic DNA includes:
- the map gene encoding type I methionyl aminopeptidase, translated as MIVLRSQREIEKIRTACKIVAEILQHLKEHVRPGATTWDLNALSEDLAARKKAVPAFKGYQGYPFALCTSINCEVVHGMPSRQRHLAEGDIISIDFGVVHDGYYGDAAVTVAVGTISQEAERLCTVTEESLYAGIRQAIAGNRLSDISHAIQEYVETRGFSVVREFVGHGIGQNLHESPQIPNYGPPGKGVQLKSGMVLAIEPMINAGCPDVEILRDKWTAVTLDRKLSAHFEHTIVITDNGPEILTQ; from the coding sequence TTGATCGTACTGAGATCTCAGCGGGAGATCGAAAAGATCAGAACGGCATGCAAGATAGTGGCTGAGATCCTCCAACACCTGAAGGAACATGTTCGGCCGGGGGCCACGACATGGGACTTGAACGCCTTGAGTGAGGATTTGGCGGCCAGGAAGAAGGCTGTGCCTGCATTCAAGGGGTACCAGGGTTATCCTTTCGCCTTGTGCACTTCGATCAACTGCGAGGTGGTTCACGGGATGCCGTCCCGGCAGCGGCATCTTGCGGAGGGCGACATCATCAGCATCGATTTCGGGGTCGTCCACGACGGGTATTACGGCGATGCCGCGGTGACGGTGGCCGTGGGAACCATCAGTCAGGAGGCCGAGCGATTGTGCACGGTGACTGAGGAGTCGCTCTATGCGGGAATCCGACAGGCGATAGCAGGCAACCGCCTGTCGGACATCTCTCATGCGATTCAGGAATACGTGGAGACACGGGGATTTTCGGTGGTGCGTGAGTTCGTGGGGCACGGCATCGGTCAGAATCTGCACGAGAGTCCGCAGATTCCCAACTATGGGCCTCCGGGCAAGGGGGTACAGTTGAAGTCGGGGATGGTGTTGGCGATCGAACCGATGATCAACGCGGGATGCCCGGACGTGGAGATATTGCGGGACAAGTGGACGGCGGTGACGCTGGACCGGAAGTTGTCGGCGCATTTCGAGCACACGATTGTGATCACGGACAACGGGCCCGAGATCCTCACTCAATAG
- the rpmJ gene encoding 50S ribosomal protein L36, whose amino-acid sequence MKVRASVKRICRKCKIIRRHGNVRVICENPRHKQRQG is encoded by the coding sequence ATGAAAGTCCGAGCGTCGGTCAAGCGAATTTGTCGAAAGTGCAAGATCATTCGTCGCCACGGCAATGTTAGGGTGATTTGCGAAAACCCCAGACACAAGCAACGACAAGGTTAA
- a CDS encoding cytochrome C assembly family protein translates to METLFLVIATLCYATGTIGYLIYLFRDREVIHRVCWFTLLVGAMFHGAAILLRSYQIGQLAVTSSQEALSFFAWMLVVVYLAIQLKLQLRILGSFVSPLAVIFMMASRLLPASMVPKSELFKSGWVILHVTCLFVANALFALAFSVGVMYLLQERQIKSKSFGFLYPRLPSLERLDTISHYCLIAGFPLMTCGLVAGFAYASMVWNSPWNWDPKEILSLVTWCIYAFLLHERLTVGWRGRKAAWLAIFGFSAVLVTFLGANLLLAGHHSASVR, encoded by the coding sequence ATGGAAACCCTTTTCCTCGTCATCGCAACCCTGTGCTACGCCACCGGAACCATCGGCTACCTGATCTATCTTTTCCGGGACAGGGAAGTCATCCACCGGGTGTGCTGGTTCACGCTGCTCGTGGGGGCGATGTTTCACGGGGCCGCAATCCTGCTCCGGTCATATCAGATCGGCCAACTGGCGGTGACCAGCAGTCAGGAAGCCCTCTCGTTCTTTGCCTGGATGCTGGTGGTCGTCTACCTCGCCATCCAGTTGAAGCTTCAACTCCGGATCCTCGGCTCCTTTGTGTCCCCGCTGGCGGTTATTTTCATGATGGCGTCCAGGCTCCTGCCCGCGAGCATGGTTCCCAAAAGCGAGCTGTTCAAGAGCGGCTGGGTGATTCTTCACGTAACTTGCCTTTTCGTGGCCAATGCGCTGTTCGCCCTCGCCTTCAGCGTCGGGGTCATGTACCTGCTGCAGGAACGGCAGATCAAGAGCAAGAGCTTCGGCTTTCTGTATCCGAGGCTCCCTTCGCTGGAGCGGCTCGACACCATCAGCCACTATTGCCTCATCGCAGGGTTCCCCCTGATGACGTGCGGTCTCGTTGCGGGGTTCGCCTACGCCAGCATGGTCTGGAACTCTCCATGGAACTGGGATCCGAAGGAGATTCTCTCGCTGGTGACGTGGTGCATTTACGCGTTCCTCTTGCACGAACGGCTGACCGTCGGGTGGAGAGGGCGGAAGGCCGCGTGGCTGGCGATTTTTGGTTTTTCAGCGGTGCTCGTCACTTTTCTGGGAGCGAATCTGCTCCTGGCGGGACACCATTCCGCTTCGGTCAGGTAG
- the infA gene encoding translation initiation factor IF-1 codes for MAKEDAIEVEGTVVETLPNAMFRVELPNGHRILAHISGKMRMHFIRILPGDKVTVELSPYDLNRGRITYRSKS; via the coding sequence ATGGCTAAAGAAGACGCGATTGAAGTCGAAGGCACCGTGGTCGAAACGCTTCCCAATGCCATGTTTCGTGTTGAGTTGCCGAACGGTCATCGAATTCTCGCCCACATTTCCGGGAAGATGCGCATGCATTTCATTCGCATCCTGCCGGGCGACAAGGTTACCGTGGAACTCTCGCCCTATGACCTGAATCGTGGCCGCATCACGTACAGGTCCAAGTCCTAG
- the rpsK gene encoding 30S ribosomal protein S11 encodes MAREKAASRKKKERKNILNGIAHIRSTFNNTIVTITDASGNAISWSSAGSQGFKGSRKSTPFAAQVAAEIAAKKAMEHGVQNIEVYVKGPGSGREAALRALQAAGFNITVIKDVTPIPHNGCRPPKRRRV; translated from the coding sequence ATGGCCAGGGAGAAAGCGGCTTCTCGGAAAAAGAAGGAGCGCAAGAATATTCTGAATGGCATTGCCCATATCCGTTCGACGTTCAACAACACCATCGTGACCATCACCGATGCGAGCGGGAATGCCATCTCGTGGTCGAGCGCAGGCAGCCAGGGTTTCAAGGGTTCGCGTAAGAGCACCCCGTTTGCCGCCCAGGTGGCGGCCGAAATCGCCGCCAAGAAGGCCATGGAGCACGGCGTGCAGAACATCGAGGTCTACGTCAAAGGCCCCGGGTCCGGCCGCGAGGCTGCGCTTCGGGCTCTGCAGGCAGCCGGTTTCAATATCACCGTCATCAAGGATGTCACCCCTATTCCGCACAATGGCTGCCGTCCTCCCAAACGGCGTCGAGTGTAA
- a CDS encoding precorrin-2 dehydrogenase/sirohydrochlorin ferrochelatase family protein, with translation MRIRVERGTEIDDENRFYPIFVSLEDRVCLVIGGGEVAQRKVAGLLRFGAVIRIVAKDLTCRLEERCDGTRVRWIGRDYEPGCLDAVDLVFAATSDVELNRRISADARARKLWCNMASDPEMGTFIVPSMVTRGALNLAVSTGGASPALAREIREKLEKEFGPEWGPYIRLMGYLRKVIQSMGLESSENQRLFRAIAALPILSWIQEGRRGEILRGLQDVCGPRLGIEGLNALLDELWKPFSSSSQPCATPPEPSAT, from the coding sequence ATGCGAATCCGGGTGGAGCGGGGGACGGAGATAGACGACGAGAACAGGTTTTATCCGATTTTTGTGTCTCTCGAGGACAGAGTGTGCCTGGTGATCGGCGGGGGCGAAGTGGCTCAACGCAAGGTTGCCGGGTTGTTGCGTTTTGGGGCGGTGATTCGCATCGTGGCGAAGGATTTGACCTGCCGGCTGGAGGAGCGTTGCGACGGGACCCGGGTGCGATGGATCGGCAGGGACTATGAGCCCGGATGTCTTGACGCCGTCGACCTTGTTTTTGCGGCCACGAGCGATGTGGAGCTCAACCGCCGCATATCCGCGGATGCCCGGGCAAGGAAGCTGTGGTGCAACATGGCGAGCGATCCGGAGATGGGGACGTTCATCGTGCCGTCGATGGTCACGCGCGGGGCGCTGAATCTGGCGGTGAGCACCGGAGGCGCCAGCCCGGCCCTCGCGAGGGAAATCAGGGAAAAACTGGAAAAGGAATTCGGCCCGGAATGGGGCCCCTACATCCGGTTGATGGGATATCTGAGAAAAGTCATACAGTCCATGGGCTTGGAAAGCTCCGAGAACCAGAGGCTGTTTCGGGCGATTGCCGCGCTCCCGATATTGAGCTGGATTCAGGAGGGGCGGCGTGGAGAAATACTTCGGGGCCTTCAGGACGTATGCGGCCCCCGGCTCGGCATCGAAGGGCTGAACGCACTGCTGGATGAGTTATGGAAACCCTTTTCCTCGTCATCGCAACCCTGTGCTACGCCACCGGAACCATCGGCTACCTGA
- a CDS encoding polyprenyl synthetase family protein produces the protein MKESIISRIQPDLRRIEEEIELLLTTSVPLISVVGRYIMGSGGKRLRPLLLVLSARLCGYQGSHDASLAVVFEFIHAASLLHDDVVDHAKFRRNRPAANTVWGNQAVVLVGDFLYSKAIHLTVGYNSLRMLEVLSEATTRMSEGEVLQLVHADNIEISEEEYIEVITRKTAVLISAACQIGALFGGNDVQREKALKTYGHNLGIAFQLVDDTLDYTGDVKELGKPVGNDIQEGKATLPLICALRNGKPGDRARLREVFSSEQLRKEDFAEIKELVTRSGGLDYTLRLASRHIQTAKQALDIFPPHPTRDLLSDIADYVICRRM, from the coding sequence ATGAAAGAAAGTATTATCTCGCGAATTCAACCGGATCTACGGAGGATCGAAGAAGAAATCGAGCTTCTGCTGACCACCAGTGTACCTTTGATCTCGGTGGTGGGCCGTTATATCATGGGAAGCGGCGGGAAGCGATTGCGCCCCCTTCTCCTGGTTCTCTCGGCTCGGCTGTGTGGTTACCAGGGCAGTCACGATGCCTCCCTGGCGGTCGTATTCGAGTTCATTCATGCCGCAAGTCTGTTGCACGACGATGTGGTGGACCACGCCAAGTTCCGCCGCAACCGTCCCGCTGCCAATACGGTCTGGGGGAACCAGGCGGTCGTGCTGGTGGGAGATTTCCTCTATTCTAAGGCAATCCACCTTACGGTGGGATATAACAGCCTGAGAATGCTCGAAGTCTTGTCCGAGGCGACGACCAGGATGTCCGAAGGCGAAGTCCTGCAACTGGTCCATGCGGACAATATCGAGATATCCGAAGAGGAATACATCGAGGTCATCACACGCAAGACGGCCGTGCTTATCAGCGCTGCGTGCCAGATCGGGGCGCTGTTCGGCGGAAACGACGTGCAGCGCGAAAAAGCCCTCAAGACCTACGGGCACAATTTAGGGATCGCATTCCAGCTGGTGGACGACACCTTGGATTACACGGGAGATGTGAAGGAACTGGGGAAACCCGTCGGCAACGACATTCAGGAGGGAAAGGCGACTCTCCCTCTGATCTGCGCCCTGAGAAACGGAAAACCCGGGGACAGGGCCAGGCTGCGCGAAGTATTCAGTTCCGAACAGCTCCGCAAAGAGGACTTTGCCGAAATCAAGGAACTGGTCACCCGGTCCGGGGGACTGGATTACACGTTGCGTCTGGCTTCCCGGCATATCCAGACGGCAAAGCAGGCGCTCGACATATTTCCCCCTCACCCGACTCGTGACCTGTTGTCGGATATTGCCGATTATGTGATCTGTCGGCGCATGTGA
- the rimO gene encoding 30S ribosomal protein S12 methylthiotransferase RimO, with protein sequence MVSKSAALVSLGCAKNLVDSESMVSQLIELGYEMTPEVSQAALILVNTCGFLESAVRESIDTVLQLAGYKASGSCEKLVVAGCMVQRYGKKLLGLLPEVDLFLGTSHCHALKSFIRDHEAGSSERLRIAFPDHVDNGADRHLVEGRSSAYVKIAEGCGNRCAFCLIPRLRGPYRSRRAVDILREAHRLVACGAKELNIVAQDTTAFGSDRGEEHALVSLLESLEEIEKLEWVRLLYAYPDRITPELIRTMSQSRKVVPYLDIPLQHCVPRILASMGRSGTDPERIVDAIRSGIPGVALRTSLIVGFPGETEADFQALTAFVECTGFEHLGVFAFSPEPGTRAARMPDRVPPDVAQERRKVLLELQRGISRRRLESLVGRVLPVLVEGFHPETDLLLTGRLAVQAPEADGTVLITDGIGTPGEIMRCRVTAAHDYDVEAELLSAS encoded by the coding sequence ATGGTGAGCAAGTCTGCCGCACTGGTCAGCCTGGGTTGCGCAAAAAATCTGGTCGACAGTGAATCCATGGTCTCGCAGCTTATTGAGCTGGGCTACGAAATGACCCCGGAAGTGTCGCAGGCGGCACTGATCCTGGTCAATACATGCGGCTTTCTCGAAAGCGCGGTCCGGGAATCCATCGACACCGTTCTGCAACTGGCCGGATACAAGGCCTCCGGAAGCTGCGAAAAACTCGTTGTTGCGGGCTGCATGGTACAACGGTACGGAAAGAAGCTGCTCGGACTGCTGCCGGAAGTCGATTTGTTTCTGGGCACGTCCCACTGCCATGCGCTGAAGTCCTTCATCCGCGACCATGAAGCCGGAAGCTCCGAGCGGCTCCGAATCGCTTTCCCGGATCATGTGGACAACGGCGCCGACCGTCATCTGGTGGAGGGACGCAGCTCGGCTTACGTGAAGATTGCCGAGGGTTGCGGGAACCGTTGCGCTTTCTGCCTGATACCCCGACTTCGGGGACCATACAGAAGCCGGCGGGCGGTCGACATTCTCCGGGAAGCGCATCGACTCGTTGCCTGCGGCGCCAAGGAATTGAACATTGTCGCCCAGGACACGACGGCATTCGGCAGTGACAGGGGTGAGGAGCACGCCCTCGTCAGTCTCCTGGAATCCCTCGAAGAGATCGAGAAGTTGGAATGGGTGCGGCTGCTCTACGCTTATCCGGACAGGATAACTCCCGAGTTGATTCGCACGATGTCTCAGTCACGCAAGGTGGTTCCCTATCTTGACATTCCGCTGCAGCACTGCGTGCCGAGGATACTGGCGAGCATGGGCCGATCGGGAACCGATCCGGAACGCATCGTGGACGCCATCCGAAGCGGGATTCCGGGGGTGGCGCTTCGCACCTCGTTGATCGTTGGATTTCCGGGCGAGACCGAGGCGGATTTCCAGGCGTTGACCGCCTTTGTGGAATGCACGGGGTTCGAGCACCTTGGAGTCTTCGCCTTTTCACCCGAGCCGGGCACTCGTGCCGCGAGAATGCCGGACAGGGTCCCGCCGGATGTTGCACAGGAGCGACGCAAGGTCCTGTTGGAGCTGCAGCGAGGCATCTCCCGCCGTCGCCTCGAATCGCTGGTGGGGCGGGTGCTGCCCGTCCTGGTTGAAGGGTTTCATCCCGAAACCGATCTGCTGTTGACCGGCCGCCTGGCGGTTCAGGCGCCGGAAGCGGACGGCACCGTGCTGATCACCGACGGAATCGGCACACCTGGAGAAATCATGCGATGCCGGGTGACTGCCGCTCACGATTATGATGTTGAAGCGGAGCTTCTTTCGGCGTCATAG
- the hemA gene encoding glutamyl-tRNA reductase, translating to MCHIILLGMNHKTAPVEMRERLAVACRQEVNPLRLLPRLENVDELLFLSTCNRVEFLFTCRDRDGGLREVTALLRTYLGLDSTEGVENHVYAFRGMEAVRHVFRVASSLDSMVVGEPQILGQLKSAYREATEWRTVKVILNRLLHKTFSVAKRVRSETCIGSNAVSISYAAVELAKKIFGSLQDKRVLLIGAGEMAELAAEHLLAQGVRHMVVANRTLERAVDLAKRFRAETTPFDHILNALKNTDIVLSSTGAPEPILKYNDVRARMRERRNKPLFFIDIAVPRDIDPKINEIDNVYLYDIDDLQGVIDLNREERKREAERAEHIIAGETLKFQEWMATLNVVPTIVALREKAETIRRSELQRTLSHLPHMSEKDRLAVEALTEAIVKKLLHDPIVFLKKKADRSTKDMYVDYTQQLFNLADGDDGEEAPAVTVQMASAGNDGTLLKTFEPDKESPWRKS from the coding sequence ATGTGCCACATTATCCTTCTAGGCATGAACCATAAGACGGCGCCCGTGGAGATGCGGGAAAGGCTTGCCGTGGCATGCCGGCAGGAAGTCAACCCGCTTCGTCTGCTGCCGCGCCTGGAGAATGTCGATGAGTTGTTGTTCCTCTCGACCTGTAACCGTGTCGAGTTCCTGTTCACCTGCAGGGACCGGGATGGAGGGCTCAGGGAGGTGACGGCTTTGCTTCGAACCTATCTTGGGTTGGATTCCACCGAAGGCGTGGAAAACCACGTGTACGCATTCAGAGGCATGGAAGCGGTGCGCCATGTCTTCAGGGTTGCCTCGAGCCTCGATTCCATGGTGGTGGGAGAACCCCAGATTCTCGGACAGCTCAAGAGCGCCTACCGGGAAGCGACGGAATGGCGCACCGTCAAGGTCATACTCAATCGTCTGCTCCACAAGACCTTTTCGGTGGCCAAGAGAGTTCGGTCGGAGACCTGCATCGGTTCAAACGCCGTGTCCATCAGTTATGCCGCCGTGGAACTGGCCAAGAAGATCTTCGGCAGCCTGCAGGATAAACGCGTTTTACTCATCGGCGCCGGCGAAATGGCGGAACTGGCCGCCGAACACTTGCTCGCCCAAGGGGTTCGGCACATGGTGGTCGCCAATCGCACCCTCGAGCGGGCGGTCGATCTGGCAAAACGTTTCCGGGCCGAAACCACGCCTTTCGACCACATTCTGAACGCGTTGAAGAATACGGACATCGTGCTTTCCTCCACGGGAGCGCCGGAACCGATCCTCAAATACAATGATGTCAGGGCAAGGATGCGCGAGCGACGCAACAAGCCCTTGTTTTTCATCGACATTGCGGTACCGCGGGACATCGATCCCAAAATCAACGAAATCGACAACGTGTACCTGTACGACATCGACGACCTGCAGGGAGTCATCGACCTCAATCGCGAGGAACGCAAAAGAGAAGCCGAACGAGCGGAACACATCATTGCCGGGGAAACGTTGAAGTTCCAGGAGTGGATGGCCACGCTCAACGTGGTCCCGACCATCGTCGCTTTGCGTGAGAAAGCCGAGACGATCCGGCGGTCCGAGCTTCAGAGAACCCTCTCGCACCTTCCCCACATGAGTGAAAAGGATCGGCTTGCCGTCGAGGCGCTCACGGAGGCGATCGTCAAGAAGCTGCTGCACGACCCCATCGTGTTTCTGAAGAAAAAAGCCGACCGCAGCACCAAGGACATGTATGTCGATTACACGCAACAGTTGTTCAACCTTGCCGATGGTGACGACGGCGAGGAAGCGCCCGCCGTCACTGTCCAGATGGCATCGGCCGGCAATGACGGCACTCTGCTGAAAACCTTTGAACCGGATAAGGAATCCCCATGGCGGAAATCATAG
- a CDS encoding DNA-directed RNA polymerase subunit alpha yields MQRNWRELIKPKRLEVETKGLPNTYGKFECEPLERGFGITLGNALRRVLLSSLQGAAITSVKVDGVLHEFSTIPGVLEDVTDVILNLKEVRFKMHSDGPRLVVIEKDGEGEVAAGDIQGGPHVEVLNPEQHICTLEKDARLRMELTVKQGKGYLPADRNIEENQPIGTIPIDAIFSPIRKVSYTVTQARVAQITDYDKLTMEIWSDGSVKPDDALAYSAKILKDQLTIFINFEEEMETTEEEVRAEPVFNDHLFRSVDELELSVRSANCLKNADIRYIGELVQKTEAEMLKTKNFGRKSLNEIKEILTEMGLSLGMKLENFPSRDDIENRRKEQE; encoded by the coding sequence ATGCAAAGGAACTGGCGCGAACTCATAAAACCAAAGCGCTTGGAAGTTGAAACAAAAGGCCTGCCCAACACATACGGCAAGTTCGAATGCGAACCGCTGGAACGAGGGTTCGGCATTACGCTGGGGAACGCTCTCCGGAGAGTGCTCCTGTCTTCGCTACAGGGTGCCGCCATCACCAGTGTCAAGGTGGACGGCGTACTGCATGAGTTTTCCACGATTCCGGGGGTGCTTGAAGACGTCACCGATGTCATCCTCAACCTCAAGGAAGTGCGGTTCAAGATGCATTCCGACGGCCCGCGGCTGGTGGTCATCGAAAAGGACGGCGAAGGTGAAGTCGCCGCGGGAGACATCCAGGGGGGGCCTCACGTCGAGGTGCTCAACCCGGAACAACATATCTGTACGCTGGAAAAAGACGCCAGGCTGCGCATGGAGCTCACGGTCAAGCAAGGAAAGGGATACCTGCCTGCCGACCGCAACATTGAAGAGAATCAACCCATCGGCACCATCCCCATCGACGCCATTTTCTCCCCCATCCGAAAGGTCAGCTATACGGTGACCCAGGCTCGAGTCGCTCAGATTACCGACTACGACAAGCTCACCATGGAGATATGGTCGGACGGGAGCGTCAAACCGGACGATGCGCTTGCCTACTCTGCCAAAATCCTGAAAGACCAGTTGACGATTTTCATCAACTTTGAAGAGGAAATGGAAACGACCGAGGAGGAGGTTCGCGCGGAGCCCGTGTTCAACGATCACCTTTTCCGCAGCGTCGACGAACTGGAGCTTTCCGTGCGGTCCGCCAACTGTTTGAAGAATGCGGATATCCGCTATATCGGAGAGCTGGTCCAGAAGACCGAAGCGGAAATGCTCAAGACCAAGAATTTCGGTCGCAAATCCTTGAACGAAATCAAGGAAATTCTCACGGAAATGGGTCTTTCGCTGGGCATGAAGCTGGAGAATTTCCCCAGTCGAGATGACATTGAGAACAGAAGAAAGGAACAGGAATAG
- the rplQ gene encoding 50S ribosomal protein L17, with protein MRHGVSGRKLNRATSHRLAMFRNMVTSLLQHERIFTTLPKAKELRRWADWMISLGKRGDLHARRQVMACVREKETVQKIFAELGPRYQSRPGGYTRIVKAGYRRGDASPMCLIELITEAKQPPRKEKAKKPAPVQAEEASATPASEEKAQD; from the coding sequence ATGCGTCATGGAGTTTCCGGCAGAAAGCTCAACCGTGCGACCAGCCATCGCCTTGCCATGTTCAGAAACATGGTGACTTCCTTGTTGCAGCACGAGCGCATTTTCACCACCTTGCCGAAGGCCAAGGAACTGCGCCGATGGGCCGATTGGATGATTTCTCTTGGAAAACGCGGAGATCTTCATGCGCGACGCCAGGTGATGGCGTGCGTCCGGGAGAAGGAAACCGTCCAGAAGATCTTTGCCGAGTTGGGTCCCCGTTATCAGAGCCGTCCTGGTGGATATACGCGCATCGTCAAGGCGGGATACCGGCGTGGCGACGCATCGCCGATGTGTCTCATCGAGCTCATCACGGAAGCAAAGCAGCCGCCAAGGAAGGAGAAGGCCAAGAAGCCCGCTCCGGTCCAGGCCGAAGAGGCTTCCGCCACCCCGGCTTCAGAAGAAAAGGCGCAAGACTAG
- the tatA gene encoding twin-arginine translocase TatA/TatE family subunit, which yields MIGGIGMPELIVILVIVLIIFGAGRLPELGAGLGKGIKNFRKATSELESAATGEKKPEELEEKK from the coding sequence ATGATCGGTGGAATCGGAATGCCGGAACTCATCGTCATTTTGGTGATCGTGCTCATTATCTTCGGAGCCGGAAGGCTTCCGGAACTGGGGGCGGGTCTCGGAAAGGGCATCAAGAATTTCAGAAAGGCGACCAGCGAGCTGGAATCGGCCGCAACGGGCGAAAAAAAACCGGAAGAGCTGGAAGAGAAGAAATAG
- the rpsD gene encoding 30S ribosomal protein S4, giving the protein MARYTDSSCRICRRETMKLYLKGDRCYSDKCAVERRNYPPGQHGQGRGKFSDYGLQLREKQKIRRMYGLVEKQFKTYFKHADRQKGVTGTNFLTLLERRIDNTVYRLGFASSRAQARQLVRHSHFLVNGKKVNIPSFLLRPGDSVSVVEGSRQLQMINEAMEAMPRRGLPPWLELDKAKYEGVFKTLPTREEMNLPVQEQLVVEFYSK; this is encoded by the coding sequence TTGGCTCGCTATACGGACTCATCTTGTCGGATCTGTCGACGAGAAACCATGAAGCTCTATTTGAAAGGCGACCGTTGTTATTCTGACAAGTGCGCCGTCGAACGCCGCAACTATCCTCCCGGTCAGCATGGTCAGGGGAGGGGCAAGTTCTCCGACTACGGGCTTCAGTTGCGCGAAAAGCAGAAGATCAGGCGTATGTACGGCCTTGTTGAAAAGCAGTTCAAGACCTACTTCAAGCACGCGGACCGGCAGAAAGGGGTCACCGGGACCAACTTCCTGACCCTCTTGGAAAGGCGAATCGACAACACGGTGTATCGACTCGGATTCGCAAGCTCCCGTGCTCAGGCGAGGCAGCTTGTTCGGCACAGCCATTTTCTGGTGAACGGCAAGAAGGTCAACATTCCTTCTTTCCTGCTTCGTCCCGGCGATTCGGTGAGTGTCGTCGAAGGCAGCCGGCAGTTGCAGATGATCAATGAAGCCATGGAAGCCATGCCCCGTCGAGGGCTTCCGCCCTGGTTGGAACTTGATAAGGCGAAGTATGAGGGCGTATTCAAGACCCTCCCGACCAGAGAAGAGATGAATCTGCCCGTGCAGGAGCAACTGGTCGTCGAATTCTATTCGAAGTAA
- the rpsM gene encoding 30S ribosomal protein S13 produces the protein MARIAGIDLPKNKRIEIALTYIYGIGRPTAQKILEQANIDGNTKSDDLTENQINSIRHVIDSHYKVEGDLRTEVSMNIKRLMDLGCYRGLRHRRGLPVRGQRTHTNARTRKGPRRSVMGKRKKA, from the coding sequence TTGGCACGCATTGCAGGTATCGACCTACCCAAGAACAAGCGCATCGAGATCGCTCTGACTTACATCTACGGTATCGGTCGCCCCACGGCTCAGAAGATCCTGGAGCAGGCAAACATCGATGGGAACACCAAGAGCGATGACTTGACCGAAAACCAGATCAACAGCATCCGTCACGTCATCGACAGCCACTACAAGGTGGAAGGCGATCTGCGCACCGAAGTGTCCATGAACATCAAGCGCCTCATGGACCTCGGCTGCTACCGCGGCCTGAGGCATCGCCGAGGTCTGCCTGTTCGCGGACAGAGAACCCATACCAACGCCCGCACCCGGAAAGGCCCGCGCCGGTCCGTCATGGGCAAACGCAAGAAGGCATAG